Within Azoarcus sp. DD4, the genomic segment GTGGCCGGCTGCTGGCAAGGGCGCGAGCCCTCGGCATGTCTTGCGATGACGCGATGAGCGACGAGGACGTCTGGCAGCTGATCTTCCTGCCGGGGTTCTCCACAGCCGAACAGGTCACCGAACTCTCCGGCCGGGGTGTCGGCATGGACGTCGTCCGCAGCAACATCGCCGCACTCGGCGGACGCGTCTGCATCGTTTCGCAGACGGGCAGGGGCACGCGTTTTTCGGTGAGCGTTCCGCTGACGCTGGCCATTCTCGACGGCATGCAGCTCGCGGTGGGCGACGAGGTCTTCATCGTGCCGCTCGACTGCGTGGTGGAGTCGCTCCAGCCGACGGCGGCGATGATCTGCAGCATGGGCGGTGCGCCGCGGATGATCGCCGTGCGGGGTGAGTACTGGCCGGTGGTCGAGCTTGGCACTTTCTTCGCGGTGCCGGACGCAGGCCGCGACTGGACGCGGGGCATCATGGTTCTGGCCGAGCGCCACGGCAGCCGCGCGGCGATTTTCGTCGATACCTTGATCGGCCAGCAGCAGGTCGTCATCAAGCGCCTGGAAACCCATTTCCGGCGTGTGCGCGGGGTGTCGTCGGCGACGCTGCTGGGTGACGGCCGCGTGGCGCTGATCCTCGACGTGCCGGCGCTGTTGGGCGAAGCGGATCACGGCGTGAGGCTGGCATGCTGAATCTTCCGGCCCGGCGGTGCCGCGCTACAGAACGCGGCGGTCCGGCCGTAGACCTGTTCATCGAAACCAAGGAGCGCCTCCATGTCCGCCCCTGACCGGGAGCCTGTCACTGCTGCGGACGCCGTCGCCGAGTTCCTCACCTTCACGCTGGGCGGCGAGCATTACGCGATCGATATCCTCAAGGTGCGTGAAATCCGCGCCTGGGAACGCGTCACCCGGATCGCCGGCGCCCCGCCTTTCCTGAAAGGCGTGATGAACCTGCGCGGCGCCATCGTGCCGGTGGTCGATCTGCGGGTGTATCTCGGTTGCGGCGACGGCGCCTGCGGCCCTTTCACCGTGATGATCGTGCTCCAGCTCGCCGGGCGGCTGGTGGCCGTCGTGGTCGACGGCGTGGCCGATGTGCTGAACCTCGCCGCGGCGGACATTCAGCCCGCGCCCGACCTGCCGGCGCTGATCGGCGCGCGCTACATCCGCGGCCTGGCGGCCGCGGGCGGAACGATGCTGGTGGTGCTCGACGTGGAACGCCTGATGGCCTCGCCCGAGATGGCGTTGGTCGAAACCGATTCGGAAAACCTGCCATGAAGCCCACCTAC encodes:
- a CDS encoding chemotaxis protein CheW yields the protein MSAPDREPVTAADAVAEFLTFTLGGEHYAIDILKVREIRAWERVTRIAGAPPFLKGVMNLRGAIVPVVDLRVYLGCGDGACGPFTVMIVLQLAGRLVAVVVDGVADVLNLAAADIQPAPDLPALIGARYIRGLAAAGGTMLVVLDVERLMASPEMALVETDSENLP